The DNA window AGAGGATCATCACCTCCGAGCAGCTCGATAAGGCCCTGAAGGCGCAGCGGGACGCCGGACCCAACCAGCGTCTAGGGTCCACCCTGGTGTCGTTGGGCTTTGTCAGCGACGAAGAGGTCACCAACTTTCTTTCCCGCCAGTACGGCGTGCCCGCCATTAATCTGCAATATTTTGAAATTGACCCCTCTGTCGTCAAGCTGATCCCGGAAGAAACCGCCAAGCGCTACCAGATCCTGCCGCTGAGCCGCGTGGGAGCGTCGCTCACCATCGCCATGGTGGACCCTACCAACGTCTACGCCATGGACGACATCAAGTTCATGACCGGCTTCAACATTGAGCCGGTGGTGGCGTCCGAATCGGCCATCATGGACGCCATTGACAAAGCTTACGGCGGCAACCGCGGCCCGGAAGAGAACGTGGACGAGCTTCTGGCGGCCATGGGCGATGAAGCCGACGTCGAGTTGCAGGCGGAACAGGACGATCTGGACCTGGCCGAACTGGAGAAGTCGGCCGACGAAGCGCCCATCGTCAAGCTGGTGAACATCATCATGACGGACGCGGTGAAGAAGGGCGCCAGCGACATCCACATTGAGCCTTACGAAAAAGAATACCGTGTGCGCTTCCGCATTGACGGCGTGCTGGCCCACATCATGTCGCCGCCCATGAAGCTGAAAGACGCCATCACCTCGCGCATCAAGATCATGGCCAAGATGGACATCAGCGAAAAGCGTCTGCCCCAGGACGGACGCATCATGCTGAAGATGCAGCTTGGCGGCAAGAAAAAGCAGCTCGACTTCCGCGTGAACTGCCTGCCCACTCTGTGGGGCGAAAAAGTGGTCATGCGGCTCCTGGACAAAGAGAACCTGCGCTTGGACATGACCAAGCTGGGCTTTGAGCCGGAGTCGCTGGAAAAATT is part of the Terriglobia bacterium genome and encodes:
- the pilB gene encoding type IV-A pilus assembly ATPase PilB — encoded protein: MSQRLGDLLVKERIITSEQLDKALKAQRDAGPNQRLGSTLVSLGFVSDEEVTNFLSRQYGVPAINLQYFEIDPSVVKLIPEETAKRYQILPLSRVGASLTIAMVDPTNVYAMDDIKFMTGFNIEPVVASESAIMDAIDKAYGGNRGPEENVDELLAAMGDEADVELQAEQDDLDLAELEKSADEAPIVKLVNIIMTDAVKKGASDIHIEPYEKEYRVRFRIDGVLAHIMSPPMKLKDAITSRIKIMAKMDISEKRLPQDGRIMLKMQLGGKKKQLDFRVNCLPTLWGEKVVMRLLDKENLRLDMTKLGFEPESLEKFQRAVLKPYGMVLVTGPTGSGKTNTLYSSVSLLNKPDTNILTAEDPVEFQLHGVNQVQMKESIGLNFAAALRAFLRQDPNVILVGEIRDFETAEIAIKAALTGHLVLSTLHTNGAPETISRLMNMGIEPFLVATAVHLICAQRLVRRICAECREEVPLPPQAKIEAGFTPEESRSAKIFKGRGCNTCNGTGYKGRTGLYEVMEVDDDIRELILIGASAVELKKKAMEHGMITLRRSGLIKVKDGLTTLEEVARETIH